From the Leptospira sp. WS60.C2 genome, one window contains:
- a CDS encoding DUF2306 domain-containing protein, whose translation MAINFTTKKDKWIIGSLLFLSLVPSIAGIIRVAQLASGSGYTVENQRFFNDPIPVILHIVAVLFFSILGAFQFAPGFRNKNLKWHRIVGRFLVCFGILSAVTGLWLTLVYPKVPTDGDWLYGIRLVVGVWMLFCILLGFYFALKRKFQIHSHWMMRGYAIGLGAGTQVFTHLPWFVIVGGEPSGIPRDLLMGAGWLINLLFAEWLIRNKKEPKH comes from the coding sequence ATGGCAATAAATTTCACTACAAAGAAAGATAAATGGATCATCGGTTCTTTGTTGTTTTTAAGTTTGGTTCCTAGTATAGCTGGTATAATTAGAGTCGCACAGTTGGCATCTGGTTCCGGTTATACGGTTGAAAACCAACGATTTTTTAATGATCCAATTCCTGTTATCTTACATATCGTTGCAGTCCTTTTTTTTAGTATTCTCGGTGCGTTTCAGTTTGCACCAGGGTTTCGAAATAAAAACCTTAAATGGCATCGAATCGTTGGAAGGTTTTTGGTATGTTTTGGAATTCTATCTGCGGTAACAGGTCTTTGGTTGACCCTAGTTTATCCAAAAGTTCCGACGGATGGTGATTGGTTGTATGGAATTCGACTGGTTGTTGGAGTTTGGATGTTGTTTTGTATTCTCCTTGGATTTTACTTTGCGCTCAAAAGAAAATTTCAAATTCATAGTCATTGGATGATGAGAGGGTATGCCATTGGACTCGGTGCTGGTACGCAAGTTTTTACCCATCTACCTTGGTTTGTGATCGTCGGAGGAGAGCCATCGGGAATTCCAAGGGATTTACTGATGGGGGCAGGTTGGTTGATCAATCTATTGTTTGCGGAATGGTTGATACGAAACAAGAAAGAACCGAAGCATTAG
- a CDS encoding DUF805 domain-containing protein — MSFQDAIKVCFQKYVDFNGNAKRPEFWYWVAFTFVVSFLLQMFLPILGMIFSLAVFLPSISVGARRLHDVGMSGWWQLIGLTGIGLLVLIFFWAQKGK, encoded by the coding sequence ATGTCATTCCAAGATGCAATCAAGGTATGCTTCCAGAAATATGTAGATTTTAACGGGAATGCGAAACGTCCCGAATTTTGGTATTGGGTAGCATTTACGTTTGTTGTTAGTTTTCTATTACAAATGTTCTTACCCATTTTAGGTATGATCTTTTCTCTTGCCGTATTCCTTCCAAGTATCAGCGTTGGTGCAAGAAGATTGCATGATGTAGGAATGAGTGGATGGTGGCAACTCATTGGTCTAACTGGTATTGGTTTACTCGTTTTGATTTTCTTTTGGGCACAAAAAGGGAAATAA
- a CDS encoding DUF1801 domain-containing protein — translation MKSKKKTLTPNSKYKLQLEHFYASVTKSEMEIIFKLKEILNFFPTLEERISYSVLYYFQNSRVCYIWPSSIKHGPKLGVQFGFCNGYLLEDPNQILETENRKQVFCLNYKSPEEIDPKVIRSFLQNAIEVDNSIYTSKKKT, via the coding sequence ATGAAATCAAAAAAGAAAACACTTACTCCCAATTCAAAATATAAACTGCAACTAGAACATTTTTATGCTTCTGTCACAAAATCGGAGATGGAAATCATATTCAAATTAAAAGAAATACTAAACTTCTTCCCCACTCTTGAAGAAAGAATTTCCTATTCGGTATTGTATTATTTTCAAAATAGCCGCGTATGTTATATATGGCCATCCTCAATCAAACATGGCCCAAAATTAGGTGTCCAATTTGGCTTTTGTAATGGATATCTTTTGGAAGACCCCAATCAAATCTTAGAAACAGAAAATCGAAAACAAGTATTTTGTCTCAATTACAAATCCCCAGAAGAGATAGATCCAAAAGTCATTCGATCATTTCTACAAAATGCAATCGAAGTTGACAATAGCATATATACATCTAAGAAAAAAACATAG
- a CDS encoding tyrosine-type recombinase/integrase, with protein sequence MIKLKYSTNDKRFHLYFPYSEIYIKIAKSIPKAIFHPEDKSWSYPNEVYTIKQILALFADFDIRYNAKEIPKQCGILEDFFRAARARNFSFCTTKTYYSHLFRLLLFTEKLPKNINTKDIENFLDFQVKEKFLKSASIRSARQAFIFYFREVRKQMSQLKFPKIKVDSKLPEVLSAEETRAIFNALPNLKHKILLLISYSAGLRVSEVIHLKIKDIDLERNMIRVNQGKGKKDRYTILASSLTQELKEYLKVREYNLLLKYSYNEVKNIPWLFPGAGIKPLHIRTAETIFHQAAAKAKINKKVTFHSLRHAFATHLLELGTDLRMIQTLLGHASVRTTQIYTKVARSRLENIKSPLDQISNTNQKH encoded by the coding sequence ATGATCAAACTCAAATATTCAACGAATGATAAACGATTTCATTTGTATTTTCCGTATTCGGAGATCTACATCAAAATCGCAAAATCCATTCCCAAGGCAATCTTTCACCCAGAGGATAAAAGTTGGTCTTATCCCAACGAGGTTTACACCATAAAACAGATATTAGCTTTATTTGCTGACTTTGATATCAGATATAATGCCAAAGAAATTCCCAAACAATGCGGAATTCTGGAAGATTTTTTCAGAGCCGCACGAGCACGAAATTTTTCATTTTGTACAACCAAAACTTATTATTCTCATCTATTTCGATTGCTTCTGTTCACAGAAAAGTTGCCAAAGAATATAAATACCAAAGATATCGAAAACTTTCTCGATTTCCAGGTAAAAGAAAAGTTTTTAAAATCGGCTTCCATACGAAGTGCCAGGCAAGCTTTCATTTTTTACTTTCGAGAAGTGCGAAAACAAATGAGTCAACTTAAGTTCCCTAAAATCAAAGTGGATTCCAAACTACCAGAAGTATTATCTGCAGAAGAAACAAGAGCCATTTTTAATGCATTACCAAACTTAAAACACAAAATACTACTGCTCATCAGTTATTCTGCAGGATTACGTGTAAGCGAAGTCATCCACCTAAAAATCAAAGATATCGATTTGGAAAGAAATATGATTCGTGTCAATCAAGGGAAGGGAAAAAAAGACAGATACACCATTCTTGCAAGTTCCCTAACACAAGAACTCAAAGAGTATTTAAAAGTAAGGGAATACAACTTACTATTAAAGTATAGTTATAACGAAGTGAAAAATATTCCCTGGTTATTTCCTGGTGCTGGTATCAAACCACTTCATATCCGAACAGCGGAAACAATTTTTCACCAAGCAGCCGCTAAAGCGAAAATCAATAAAAAGGTAACGTTTCATAGCCTTAGGCATGCCTTCGCAACACATTTGCTAGAACTAGGAACAGACCTCAGGATGATACAAACCCTTCTCGGACACGCAAGTGTCCGCACCACACAAATCTATACAAAAGTAGCCAGAAGCCGATTGGAAAACATCAAAAGCCCTCTTGATCAAATCTCAAATACAAATCAAAAACATTAG
- the nadB gene encoding L-aspartate oxidase, translating into MTRIKSDFLIIGSGVSGLFTALKLAPLGSVVVVTKKADYESNTNYAQGGIASVFDDKDKFEEHIQDTLESGAGLCDPEAVRVLVEEGPTRVKELLDLGVPFTRNQTGGLDLAREGGHSKNRIIHSLDRTGSAVEQSLLDHVHANQNIRILENHACVDLITKHHLKDKENLPLRCYGAYIVDTETGEVFPVLAKKTILATGGAGQVYLHTTNPNIATGDGVASAYRAGAIVKNMEFYQFHPTSLFHEQGNSFLISEAVRGHGGILREIGGRPFMKDYHEMGELAPRDIVARAIDDTMKKRGEPHVLLDITHRPANDIINHFPSIYERCKKLGIDITTDPIPVVPAAHYMCGGVATDLLGRTNIADLYACGETTCTGVHGGNRLASNSLLECLVFSHRIAGDIRSQGKLEYSSETDLIPDWNKEGTTNTEEWVLISHDLIEIKTIMSNYVGIVRSDMRLERALRRLKLISQEVKDYYNRTTVSLGLLELRNLVKVAELIVRSALLRKESRGLHYSTDYPEDRSPSRQDTILSHKL; encoded by the coding sequence GTGACACGAATTAAATCAGATTTTCTGATCATTGGAAGCGGAGTGAGTGGTCTCTTTACCGCATTAAAGTTAGCTCCGCTTGGTTCAGTTGTCGTGGTAACCAAAAAGGCAGATTATGAATCCAATACCAACTATGCACAAGGTGGGATTGCTTCTGTTTTTGATGACAAAGACAAGTTTGAAGAACACATCCAGGACACCTTAGAATCAGGAGCTGGTTTGTGTGATCCAGAAGCAGTTCGAGTCCTTGTAGAGGAAGGTCCCACTCGCGTCAAAGAACTACTCGACCTTGGAGTTCCTTTCACACGAAACCAAACAGGTGGATTGGATTTGGCACGGGAAGGTGGGCATAGCAAAAATCGAATCATCCATTCTCTCGATAGAACAGGAAGTGCCGTTGAACAATCGTTACTTGATCATGTCCATGCAAACCAAAACATCCGCATCTTAGAAAACCATGCGTGTGTAGATTTGATCACAAAACATCACCTTAAGGATAAAGAGAATCTTCCCTTACGTTGTTATGGTGCCTATATTGTGGATACGGAAACAGGAGAAGTGTTTCCCGTTCTGGCAAAAAAAACCATCTTAGCCACTGGTGGTGCAGGACAAGTGTACTTACACACCACGAATCCCAATATCGCCACGGGAGATGGGGTCGCAAGTGCCTACAGAGCTGGTGCCATCGTAAAAAATATGGAGTTTTATCAATTCCATCCTACATCTTTGTTTCATGAACAAGGGAATAGTTTTTTAATTTCCGAAGCTGTGAGAGGTCATGGTGGCATTTTACGCGAGATAGGTGGCCGTCCGTTCATGAAAGATTACCATGAAATGGGTGAGTTGGCACCGAGAGACATTGTAGCTCGTGCCATCGACGACACGATGAAAAAAAGAGGGGAACCTCATGTCCTACTCGATATCACCCATAGACCTGCCAATGATATCATCAACCATTTTCCTTCCATTTATGAACGTTGCAAAAAACTAGGAATCGATATCACAACAGATCCGATTCCTGTTGTTCCTGCAGCCCATTACATGTGTGGTGGTGTGGCAACAGACCTTCTGGGACGGACTAACATTGCAGATCTCTATGCATGTGGTGAAACTACATGTACGGGAGTTCATGGGGGAAACCGATTGGCTTCCAATAGTTTGCTTGAGTGTTTGGTTTTCTCTCATCGGATTGCGGGTGACATCAGGTCCCAAGGAAAATTGGAATATTCGTCCGAAACAGATTTGATCCCTGACTGGAACAAAGAGGGAACTACAAATACAGAAGAATGGGTTCTCATTTCCCATGACCTAATCGAAATCAAAACCATTATGAGTAATTATGTGGGGATCGTTCGATCGGACATGAGACTCGAAAGGGCTCTTCGCCGTTTGAAATTGATTTCCCAGGAAGTCAAAGACTACTACAACAGAACGACTGTATCTCTTGGATTATTAGAACTTCGTAATTTAGTGAAAGTGGCAGAACTCATAGTGAGATCGGCTCTTTTGCGAAAGGAAAGTCGAGGATTGCACTATAGCACCGATTACCCAGAAGACCGAAGTCCATCCAGACAAGACACCATCCTTTCTCACAAATTGTAG
- a CDS encoding S41 family peptidase, whose protein sequence is MKRIVYLLSFFTLLSFALPVGFISCEPEAKKAQNRETNFTYVDFETVIRTVDKLYIDKHINVNRAYTDAASFAFLSMPHPLYIYPESYFKEREKYDDKEDLWPGTTFKLSPSDKFVIFDPDYTQVEKIQKEKRKKNENRKLSDAELKKLIEKEKLKKSVISARWEEINFSRKDFDRVVTYIQDNLDKYKTPVLKGLVELDGELPEEEEEDKKEFRMEQVFVAAANGYLNSLDPHSNVFLEEVWEESMSKISDGSFEGIGAILSGGGSREVIVENPLEGSPALKAGIRSGDNIVAVDGKLIKNLSLDKVVKKIKGPKATKVVLTISRKGNTGKIDIEVIRDKITIKNVTYHLVKENPQVAYIKLTGFVKPGPGEAPIDTQIADALAEMERTAKDNGKPLKAVILDLRGNSGGFLDLAVDIADMFIEKGLIVSTKTPGRSDDEKYAKIKDITKLPLAVLMNSKSASASEIVASAIQHHGRGILLGERTFGKATVQTLRKLDNNPNYLLKITNARYYSPSGKTIQVVGVSPDIEVSEEPDGTFPFRYREEDMWNHLPLIPHDGVVKSKFNLNAIKDFAKKNGKADQYLKEHANDAIKPDYMLIRSLDYIEGMLNAK, encoded by the coding sequence TTGAAACGAATTGTTTATCTACTATCCTTTTTCACCCTTCTTAGTTTTGCCTTACCCGTTGGTTTTATTTCTTGCGAGCCAGAAGCGAAAAAAGCGCAAAACCGAGAGACCAATTTCACCTATGTAGACTTTGAAACTGTGATTCGAACAGTAGACAAATTGTACATTGACAAACACATCAACGTCAATCGCGCTTATACGGATGCGGCTAGTTTTGCTTTTTTAAGTATGCCGCACCCACTTTACATTTATCCTGAAAGTTATTTTAAAGAGAGAGAAAAATACGACGATAAGGAAGACCTTTGGCCTGGTACCACTTTCAAACTTTCTCCTTCTGATAAATTTGTCATTTTTGATCCGGACTATACGCAAGTGGAAAAAATCCAAAAAGAAAAACGGAAAAAAAATGAGAATCGCAAGTTATCCGATGCAGAACTCAAAAAACTGATAGAAAAAGAAAAGCTAAAGAAGTCTGTGATCTCTGCTCGTTGGGAAGAAATCAATTTTTCTAGAAAAGACTTTGATCGAGTGGTCACTTATATCCAAGACAACCTCGATAAATACAAAACTCCTGTTTTAAAAGGGCTTGTGGAACTTGACGGGGAACTTCCTGAAGAAGAGGAAGAAGATAAAAAAGAATTCCGCATGGAACAAGTGTTTGTTGCCGCTGCAAACGGTTACCTGAACTCTCTCGATCCACACTCCAATGTATTTTTGGAAGAAGTTTGGGAAGAGTCCATGTCCAAAATCAGTGATGGTTCCTTTGAAGGGATTGGAGCCATTCTCTCTGGTGGAGGAAGTCGCGAAGTGATCGTGGAGAATCCGTTAGAAGGAAGTCCTGCTCTGAAGGCGGGTATCCGTAGTGGGGATAACATTGTAGCGGTAGATGGAAAACTCATCAAAAATCTATCACTCGACAAAGTGGTGAAAAAAATCAAAGGACCAAAAGCTACCAAAGTGGTTCTTACCATCTCTCGTAAAGGGAATACAGGAAAAATTGATATCGAAGTGATTCGTGATAAAATCACGATCAAAAACGTTACCTACCACCTTGTAAAAGAAAATCCACAAGTGGCATACATCAAACTCACAGGATTTGTTAAACCTGGTCCTGGGGAAGCACCCATCGACACACAGATTGCCGATGCATTGGCGGAAATGGAACGAACAGCCAAAGACAATGGAAAACCACTGAAAGCTGTGATTCTCGATTTACGAGGAAACTCAGGTGGGTTCCTAGACTTGGCTGTGGACATTGCAGACATGTTCATTGAAAAGGGACTCATCGTTTCTACCAAAACTCCTGGAAGAAGCGATGATGAAAAGTATGCCAAAATCAAAGATATCACCAAACTTCCATTAGCAGTGCTTATGAATTCAAAATCTGCTTCTGCTTCTGAAATTGTAGCAAGTGCCATCCAACACCATGGACGAGGGATTTTACTGGGAGAAAGGACGTTTGGAAAAGCAACCGTTCAAACATTAAGAAAATTGGACAACAATCCAAATTATCTTTTGAAAATTACAAATGCACGATACTACTCACCTTCTGGAAAAACAATTCAAGTTGTGGGAGTATCCCCTGACATTGAAGTTTCCGAAGAACCAGATGGAACGTTTCCATTCCGTTACCGCGAAGAAGATATGTGGAATCACTTACCCCTTATCCCTCATGACGGAGTGGTAAAATCAAAGTTCAATTTGAATGCAATCAAAGACTTTGCCAAAAAAAATGGAAAAGCAGATCAGTATTTAAAAGAACATGCAAACGATGCAATCAAACCTGATTATATGTTGATTCGTAGTTTGGATTATATCGAAGGAATGTTAAACGCAAAATAA
- a CDS encoding pyridoxine 5'-phosphate synthase: MTQLSVNVNKIATLRNSRGGSIPSVIKLSEIILDAGAHGITVHPRSDERHITKQDVFELKDFLQSYNQKITKLGISKKEYNIEGEPSERFLELVLSAKPDQATLVPVKPGEITSDHGFDFKDPNTFHTLEPIVSAFRKEGIRVSLFMETNVSQYQEIVKLGAERIELYTGPFAHAFDQSQEKGIQMFASYKQAAMEAHKLGLGINAGHDLDTQNLQVFAKLPYLEEVSIGHRLMAQSLVDGLEKTVKDYLKVLSTRNES; the protein is encoded by the coding sequence ATGACCCAATTAAGTGTCAATGTCAACAAGATCGCCACTCTTCGCAATTCAAGGGGAGGATCCATTCCCAGCGTAATCAAATTGTCAGAAATCATCTTGGATGCGGGTGCACATGGAATCACCGTTCACCCCCGCTCGGATGAAAGGCATATCACCAAACAAGATGTATTCGAATTAAAGGATTTTTTGCAATCCTACAATCAAAAAATTACTAAATTAGGAATTTCTAAAAAAGAATACAATATCGAAGGCGAACCAAGTGAACGCTTTTTGGAGCTTGTTCTTTCCGCAAAACCAGACCAAGCGACACTTGTCCCCGTGAAACCTGGCGAAATCACCTCCGACCATGGTTTCGATTTCAAAGATCCAAACACATTTCATACACTGGAGCCCATTGTTTCCGCCTTTCGGAAAGAGGGAATTCGAGTGTCTCTGTTTATGGAAACCAATGTTTCGCAGTATCAAGAAATAGTAAAATTAGGTGCCGAACGAATTGAACTCTATACCGGTCCTTTTGCGCATGCATTTGATCAATCTCAAGAAAAAGGAATCCAAATGTTTGCTTCCTACAAACAGGCAGCCATGGAAGCACACAAATTAGGTCTTGGCATCAATGCAGGCCATGACTTAGACACACAGAACTTGCAAGTGTTTGCAAAACTCCCTTATCTTGAAGAAGTTTCCATCGGCCATCGATTGATGGCACAGAGTCTTGTGGACGGATTGGAAAAAACAGTGAAGGACTATCTTAAAGTTCTTTCGACAAGGAACGAATCTTAG
- a CDS encoding FYDLN acid domain-containing protein, translated as MVAKKAAKKQAPPKKKAVAKEKPSKDAKSASPKEDKKKAVASPKAPATKAKAVPAPKTATASKEKPATQAKAPAVKIDPNNPLGKKFSCYSCGTKFYDLNKPEKKCPKCGADQLAKPAIKSRMAAIRSSEYEVEEEEEPIIEDDELLEETEELEETEEEEVVAEEEE; from the coding sequence ATGGTCGCAAAAAAAGCAGCAAAGAAGCAGGCACCGCCCAAAAAAAAGGCCGTAGCCAAAGAAAAACCAAGTAAGGACGCCAAGTCCGCTTCCCCGAAGGAAGATAAAAAAAAGGCCGTAGCGAGCCCAAAAGCTCCCGCTACGAAAGCGAAAGCTGTGCCTGCACCGAAAACAGCCACCGCATCAAAGGAGAAACCTGCTACCCAAGCAAAAGCTCCAGCGGTGAAAATTGATCCGAACAACCCGCTCGGAAAGAAGTTTAGCTGTTACTCGTGTGGAACCAAGTTTTATGATCTGAATAAACCAGAAAAAAAATGCCCGAAATGTGGTGCAGACCAATTGGCAAAACCAGCAATCAAATCCCGTATGGCTGCCATTCGCAGTTCGGAATACGAAGTGGAAGAAGAGGAAGAGCCAATCATTGAAGATGATGAACTCTTAGAAGAAACAGAAGAATTGGAAGAGACCGAAGAAGAGGAGGTCGTAGCCGAGGAAGAGGAGTGA
- the miaA gene encoding tRNA (adenosine(37)-N6)-dimethylallyltransferase MiaA translates to MILPILGGPTGSGKTSLTQTLDPKRFEIVSFDSRQVYRDLPVGTTAPTPDESATIRHWLIGFLNANESINANQFSFLAREAIFDIYDRGKIPFLIGGTGFYLRAFLLGMFPVPNVPKETKEYVFDLPLEEARAMLEAKDPKAMESLSEKDGYRIKRALEVVLTGVLWSEVSKETVGGFLKDHPEIQLVGHWLDWPRDILYKRINSRVEQIASGMLEETKEVVSRYGPDCPGLRTLGYNFALAFLNGMIDSNTFIEQLAQSHRNYAKRQITWFKKESFLSPISYDAAVQLYTNIEQR, encoded by the coding sequence GTGATCCTTCCCATCCTCGGAGGGCCCACTGGTTCTGGAAAAACCTCTCTCACCCAAACACTCGACCCAAAACGTTTCGAAATTGTTTCTTTTGACTCTCGCCAAGTCTACCGGGACCTTCCGGTAGGCACAACGGCTCCCACTCCCGACGAATCTGCCACCATCCGCCACTGGCTTATTGGATTCCTGAATGCCAATGAATCGATCAATGCCAACCAGTTCTCGTTCCTTGCCCGTGAAGCCATTTTCGATATTTACGATCGAGGCAAAATTCCCTTTCTCATTGGGGGAACGGGTTTTTACCTACGTGCGTTTCTATTGGGAATGTTTCCCGTACCAAATGTACCTAAAGAAACGAAAGAGTATGTTTTCGATTTACCTTTGGAAGAGGCAAGAGCAATGCTTGAGGCAAAAGATCCAAAGGCAATGGAATCCTTATCGGAAAAAGATGGATACCGCATCAAACGTGCACTCGAGGTCGTACTCACAGGAGTTTTGTGGTCGGAAGTCTCCAAAGAAACAGTGGGAGGGTTTTTAAAAGACCATCCTGAGATCCAATTGGTTGGGCATTGGTTGGATTGGCCGAGAGACATCCTTTACAAACGAATCAATTCTCGTGTGGAACAGATCGCAAGTGGTATGTTAGAGGAAACAAAAGAAGTTGTTTCGAGGTATGGTCCAGATTGTCCTGGACTACGAACTTTAGGTTACAATTTTGCGCTTGCATTCCTAAATGGAATGATCGACAGTAATACATTCATTGAACAGTTGGCGCAAAGTCACAGAAATTATGCAAAAAGGCAAATCACTTGGTTCAAAAAAGAATCATTCCTTTCGCCCATTTCCTATGATGCCGCTGTCCAATTGTATACAAATATAGAACAAAGATAG
- the hfq gene encoding RNA chaperone Hfq translates to MSAKNNIQDQLLNTARKEKIDLTIYLLNGVPLKGKVVSFDNFTIILENENKQNLVYKHAISTIIPAKPIKLHSEEAPKEAGGA, encoded by the coding sequence ATGTCGGCAAAAAATAACATCCAAGACCAACTTTTAAACACAGCAAGAAAAGAGAAAATTGATCTCACCATCTACCTGTTAAATGGAGTGCCATTAAAAGGAAAGGTTGTCAGTTTTGACAATTTCACCATCATCCTAGAAAACGAAAACAAACAGAATTTGGTGTACAAACATGCCATCTCCACCATCATCCCTGCCAAACCGATCAAACTTCACAGTGAAGAAGCACCGAAAGAAGCAGGTGGGGCATAA
- a CDS encoding mannose-1-phosphate guanylyltransferase, whose product MAKLPKETPVVLIMAGGKGERFWPRSRTNSPKQLQKVYSNKTLLKETIDRALTITSLDRIYIGTNATLKAEILKKDPKFPSGNFIIEPEGKNTAPIIALSALYFQKKYGNPNLIVLSADAFIDPVKEFTKTIEQALYETENGMVLLGVKPNRPEVGYGYISTGKPTDVGYTVKAFFEKPDFKTALKYIKKKNFYWNPGIFLFRTETILSELERHAPHILGPLKNGFPFKNFGDLKTAFQMLPSEAIDTAIMEKSNRIRMVEATFNWDDVGSWMSLERILPGDKEKNHHQGKEAYYHKASGNISSVQKELIAFLGVKDLIVVEEPDVLLVTSREGVGDIKAMLSNMRKNKVLQKYLD is encoded by the coding sequence ATGGCAAAATTACCAAAAGAAACCCCAGTGGTCCTGATTATGGCAGGAGGGAAAGGGGAGAGGTTTTGGCCTCGTTCCCGTACCAATTCCCCCAAACAGCTCCAGAAAGTTTATTCTAACAAAACTCTCCTCAAAGAGACAATCGATAGAGCGCTCACCATTACATCTCTGGATCGTATTTACATTGGGACCAATGCGACTCTCAAGGCTGAAATCCTTAAAAAAGATCCCAAATTCCCGTCAGGAAATTTCATCATCGAACCAGAGGGTAAAAACACAGCGCCCATCATTGCACTCTCTGCCCTATACTTCCAAAAAAAATATGGAAATCCCAATCTCATTGTTCTCTCGGCAGATGCGTTCATTGATCCTGTGAAAGAGTTCACAAAAACCATCGAACAAGCTTTGTATGAAACAGAAAATGGAATGGTTTTACTTGGGGTCAAACCAAACCGTCCAGAAGTTGGCTATGGTTACATCAGTACAGGAAAACCCACTGATGTTGGTTATACGGTAAAAGCGTTTTTTGAAAAACCTGACTTTAAGACCGCACTTAAATACATCAAAAAGAAGAATTTTTATTGGAACCCAGGGATCTTTCTTTTCCGCACAGAAACCATTTTGTCGGAACTAGAGAGACATGCCCCGCATATCTTAGGTCCTTTAAAAAATGGATTTCCATTTAAGAATTTTGGGGATTTAAAAACCGCATTTCAAATGTTACCTTCAGAAGCCATTGACACGGCGATTATGGAAAAATCCAATCGGATTCGAATGGTAGAAGCCACGTTCAATTGGGATGATGTCGGATCTTGGATGTCTCTTGAGCGAATCTTGCCAGGTGACAAAGAGAAGAACCACCACCAAGGAAAGGAAGCATACTACCACAAAGCTTCGGGGAATATCTCTTCTGTTCAAAAAGAGCTGATTGCCTTTCTCGGAGTGAAAGATCTCATCGTTGTGGAAGAACCAGATGTGTTACTTGTGACTTCTCGAGAGGGTGTTGGTGATATCAAAGCGATGTTATCCAATATGAGGAAAAATAAAGTTTTACAAAAGTACCTCGACTAG
- a CDS encoding chemotaxis protein CheW encodes MAKETSQANQFIHEQYIIFNLGDEEYAIPITIVEEIVKITNLIRVPQSKSYFAGIMDIRGKVVRMIDLAKRLNIKNVNEGADRAIVINVSGKSIGVIVDKVSHVVHFPANQVDPPPPSVKGISSRYITGVGKKDNRFIILIDIEKILTVEEMTELTAV; translated from the coding sequence ATGGCAAAAGAAACATCCCAAGCAAACCAATTCATTCACGAGCAATACATCATTTTTAATTTGGGTGATGAAGAATATGCCATCCCCATCACGATTGTAGAAGAGATCGTGAAAATCACGAACCTAATCCGTGTTCCACAATCCAAAAGTTATTTTGCAGGAATCATGGACATTCGTGGCAAAGTTGTCCGGATGATTGACCTTGCCAAACGATTGAACATTAAAAATGTAAACGAAGGTGCTGACCGCGCCATTGTGATCAATGTTTCTGGCAAATCGATTGGTGTGATTGTGGACAAAGTGTCCCATGTCGTTCATTTCCCTGCCAACCAAGTGGATCCACCTCCACCTTCTGTAAAAGGAATTTCGTCTCGTTACATCACAGGTGTGGGTAAAAAAGACAATCGTTTCATCATCCTTATCGATATTGAAAAAATTCTGACAGTAGAAGAAATGACGGAGTTGACCGCCGTATAG